The following are from one region of the Mesorhizobium sp. B4-1-4 genome:
- a CDS encoding DUF1972 domain-containing protein gives MKSEKPSILILGTRGIPAAHGGFETFAEKLALFLVGRGWRVGVYCQDEVARVDQRVRVASWNGIDLIHIQVASKGPRATLEFDWQCVLDAARRPGVCLVLGYNGAVFLTWLRLMRRKIITNMDGIEWRRPKWGAAARTWFWLNEWLGAWASHRLVADHPVIADHLATRRPRSAIATIAYGADPVTAAPEAPVRALGLEPGKYLISIARIEPDNNILPIVEAFCSQKRDMKLAVLGTLSDAIPYHVAVRQAANASVVLPGAIYDQATVKALRFHARAYLHGHTVGGTNPSLVEALAAGNMVIAHDNPYNRWTAGTAAIHFTDTQSCAERMRQAMEDDALAKACGEAARTRAREAFRWEDVLLAYENEAYRLLGATAARPAAIERPSPGAV, from the coding sequence ATGAAATCGGAAAAGCCCTCCATCCTGATCCTGGGAACGCGCGGCATCCCCGCGGCCCATGGCGGCTTCGAAACCTTCGCCGAGAAGCTGGCGCTTTTTCTTGTCGGACGCGGCTGGAGGGTCGGAGTCTATTGTCAGGACGAGGTTGCACGGGTCGACCAGAGGGTGCGCGTCGCAAGCTGGAACGGCATCGACCTCATCCACATCCAGGTCGCCTCGAAAGGCCCACGCGCGACGCTGGAGTTCGACTGGCAATGCGTGCTCGACGCCGCCCGGCGGCCCGGCGTCTGCCTCGTGCTTGGCTATAATGGCGCGGTCTTCCTGACCTGGCTCAGGCTGATGCGGCGCAAGATCATCACCAACATGGACGGCATCGAGTGGCGCCGGCCCAAATGGGGTGCTGCGGCGCGCACATGGTTCTGGCTCAACGAGTGGCTCGGCGCCTGGGCCTCGCACCGCCTGGTCGCCGACCATCCTGTGATCGCGGATCATCTGGCAACGCGCCGGCCGCGCAGCGCCATCGCCACCATCGCCTATGGCGCCGATCCGGTGACAGCGGCACCGGAGGCGCCGGTGCGCGCGCTCGGCCTCGAGCCCGGCAAATACCTGATCTCGATCGCTCGCATCGAGCCCGACAACAACATCCTGCCCATCGTCGAGGCCTTCTGCAGCCAGAAGCGCGACATGAAGCTGGCGGTGCTGGGCACGCTTTCCGATGCCATTCCCTACCATGTCGCCGTCCGCCAGGCGGCGAACGCCTCGGTCGTCCTGCCGGGCGCCATCTACGACCAGGCCACGGTGAAGGCGCTCAGGTTCCACGCCCGCGCCTATCTGCATGGCCACACGGTCGGCGGCACCAACCCGTCGCTGGTCGAGGCGCTGGCCGCCGGCAACATGGTGATCGCCCACGACAACCCCTACAACAGATGGACCGCCGGCACCGCGGCCATCCACTTCACGGACACGCAAAGCTGCGCCGAGCGGATGCGCCAGGCGATGGAGGACGACGCCCTGGCCAAAGCCTGCGGCGAGGCCGCCAGGACGCGCGCCCGCGAAGCCTTCCGCTGGGAGGATGTCCTGCTTGCCTACGAGAATGAAGCCTACCGGCTTCTCGGCGCGACCGCGGCGCGGCCGGCCGCGATCGAGCGCCCCTCGCCCGGCGCCGTATGA
- a CDS encoding cellulase family glycosylhydrolase, producing the protein MTDWSRRRLLRTALSTALVPAALAPLSPVAPALAAGGEWRFRRGVNAWPWFALTREFPAPRTDYDWPPFQPQRPAPTPDDLHRLRETGLDFIRLPVDPGPFLAADAATRGKLLDMLDAAVAAALDAGLGIIVNVQANGATHYWNPDRMVSSTAAPEFEAYRGLVGELAGRLERFQPGMVALEPVNEPPQSCDSNVWSQVQAALLTTARASSHGLPLVVTGGCGSMVGGLAALDPAPLAAFEPILFTFHFYEPYLFSHQGAPWMREPVYRALNNVPWPASAGSLERTLASVRARMAEDTETTDEAKKAAYAQTERVLKVYFDARPDRWFIDKYLSQARDWADSHGIAPERVIMGEFGALRTDARYTAAPNPDRARYISDVRQSAESFGFPWAFWDLFDGMGMMDDTTRALDPAMVEALGLRMAE; encoded by the coding sequence ATGACGGACTGGTCGCGGCGGCGGCTTCTGCGCACCGCGCTGTCGACGGCGCTGGTGCCCGCCGCGCTGGCGCCGCTTTCGCCCGTGGCGCCTGCCCTTGCCGCCGGCGGCGAGTGGCGTTTCCGCCGCGGCGTCAATGCCTGGCCGTGGTTCGCGCTGACGCGTGAATTCCCGGCGCCACGCACCGACTATGACTGGCCGCCCTTCCAGCCGCAGCGGCCGGCGCCGACACCGGACGATCTCCACCGGCTGCGCGAGACCGGGCTCGACTTCATCCGCCTGCCCGTCGATCCCGGCCCGTTCCTGGCGGCCGACGCCGCCACGCGCGGCAAGCTGCTGGACATGCTGGACGCGGCCGTCGCCGCCGCGCTCGACGCCGGTCTCGGCATCATCGTCAACGTCCAGGCCAATGGCGCCACCCATTACTGGAACCCCGACCGCATGGTCTCGAGCACCGCCGCGCCCGAATTCGAAGCCTATCGCGGGCTGGTCGGGGAACTGGCCGGCAGGCTGGAACGGTTCCAGCCGGGCATGGTGGCGCTGGAGCCGGTCAACGAGCCGCCGCAATCCTGCGATTCCAACGTCTGGTCGCAGGTCCAGGCAGCCCTTCTGACGACGGCCAGAGCGTCGTCCCATGGCTTGCCGCTGGTCGTCACCGGCGGCTGCGGCTCGATGGTGGGCGGGCTGGCAGCACTCGATCCGGCGCCGCTGGCCGCCTTCGAGCCGATCCTGTTCACCTTCCATTTCTACGAACCCTATCTGTTCAGCCACCAAGGCGCGCCCTGGATGCGCGAACCCGTCTACCGCGCGCTCAACAACGTGCCGTGGCCGGCATCCGCCGGCTCGCTCGAGCGGACGCTGGCCTCCGTCAGGGCGCGCATGGCCGAGGATACCGAGACCACGGACGAGGCCAAGAAAGCCGCCTATGCGCAAACCGAACGTGTGCTGAAGGTCTATTTCGATGCCCGGCCCGACCGCTGGTTCATCGACAAATATCTGAGCCAGGCGCGCGACTGGGCCGACAGCCACGGCATTGCGCCGGAGCGCGTCATCATGGGCGAATTCGGCGCGCTGCGCACCGACGCCCGCTACACCGCCGCGCCCAACCCCGACCGCGCCCGCTACATTTCCGATGTCAGGCAAAGCGCCGAATCGTTCGGCTTCCCCTGGGCCTTCTGGGACCTCTTCGACGGCATGGGCATGATGGACGACACCACGCGGGCGCTGGATCCGGCGATGGTCGAGGCGCTTGGGTTGAGGATGGCGGAGTAG
- a CDS encoding GIY-YIG nuclease family protein has protein sequence MTGYVYMTASQKRGTIYIGVTNDLGRRMPEHKSGQGARFTGRYGVQRLVWYEEYFDITDAIQREKSLKRWPRQWKIDLIEKTNPEWFELFRGTGW, from the coding sequence ATGACGGGATATGTCTATATGACAGCGAGCCAAAAGCGCGGCACGATCTATATCGGCGTCACCAATGACCTCGGGCGCCGTATGCCCGAGCATAAGTCTGGCCAAGGCGCACGCTTCACGGGCCGCTACGGCGTGCAACGTCTTGTTTGGTACGAGGAATATTTCGACATCACTGACGCTATCCAGCGCGAAAAGTCGCTGAAGCGCTGGCCACGCCAATGGAAGATCGACTTGATCGAAAAGACCAATCCCGAGTGGTTCGAGCTTTTTCGCGGCACGGGATGGTGA
- a CDS encoding VpsF family polysaccharide biosynthesis protein (VpsF, distantly related to oligosaccharide ligases, is encoded next to the probable flippase VpsE.): MTASRPAVRAATPAAGWGVPVPAAAGNSMDWVTGYGLVAAVALLFGISGGMLWLVGYNYDGLTGNPATKIHPSTYLLVLMFAWRACTFGNPMGYVVTVADRRPASALLAVMSIVLLVVVIVRQRPGMAGMIDTFVTPALLVLMLSENDEKTFARLQTVVHVIMTANALLALVEFATKTLVFPYRLDGEVFANDLRSTALQGHPLVNATITSIYVLALLSGSKSLSMPLRLGLIGLQCAALVAFGGRSAMVLTIMLGGCYVLIQGLRTLRMGRVNLLGAALGFILAALIPVVIVLAASYGFFDALLERFVSDSGSANARVEMFDLFQHLELRDLIVGPDIDLVESMRRISGLEQGIENPIIRMVLYQGAFFTLLMVFGFALFTHEVARRCHPGIWLPMLGWLMLLNTSESLASKTTLMTKFVVIALALYPARAVVRGRQATPLPALRHPRA; this comes from the coding sequence ATGACCGCCAGCCGGCCTGCCGTCCGGGCCGCCACCCCGGCAGCCGGCTGGGGCGTTCCGGTTCCGGCGGCCGCCGGCAATTCCATGGACTGGGTGACCGGCTATGGCCTGGTCGCGGCGGTGGCGTTGCTGTTCGGCATTTCGGGCGGCATGCTGTGGCTGGTGGGTTACAATTATGACGGCCTGACCGGCAATCCGGCCACCAAGATCCATCCCTCCACCTATCTGCTCGTGCTGATGTTCGCCTGGCGCGCCTGCACGTTCGGCAACCCGATGGGTTACGTGGTGACCGTCGCCGACAGGCGACCGGCCAGCGCGCTGCTGGCGGTCATGTCGATCGTGCTGCTTGTCGTCGTCATCGTGCGGCAACGTCCCGGCATGGCCGGCATGATCGACACGTTCGTGACGCCGGCGCTGCTGGTGCTGATGCTCAGCGAGAACGACGAGAAGACATTCGCCCGCCTGCAAACGGTGGTACACGTGATCATGACGGCGAATGCGCTGCTGGCGCTGGTTGAGTTCGCGACCAAGACGCTGGTCTTTCCGTATCGCCTCGACGGCGAGGTGTTCGCCAACGATCTGCGCTCGACAGCGCTTCAGGGGCATCCGCTCGTCAACGCCACCATCACCTCGATCTATGTGCTGGCGCTGCTCTCCGGCTCGAAATCGCTGTCGATGCCGCTGCGGCTTGGGCTGATCGGCCTGCAATGCGCGGCCCTCGTCGCCTTCGGCGGCCGCTCCGCCATGGTGCTGACGATCATGCTCGGCGGTTGCTATGTCCTCATCCAGGGCCTGCGCACCTTGCGCATGGGGCGTGTCAATCTGCTAGGCGCCGCGCTCGGCTTCATCCTCGCCGCGCTGATACCGGTCGTCATCGTGCTCGCGGCCTCATACGGCTTCTTCGACGCGCTGCTCGAGCGCTTCGTTTCGGATTCAGGCAGTGCCAACGCCCGCGTCGAGATGTTCGATCTGTTCCAGCACCTGGAACTGCGCGACCTGATCGTGGGGCCCGATATCGACCTGGTCGAGAGTATGCGCCGCATCAGCGGCCTCGAACAGGGCATCGAGAACCCGATCATCCGCATGGTTCTCTATCAGGGCGCTTTCTTCACCCTGTTGATGGTGTTCGGTTTCGCGCTGTTCACGCATGAGGTGGCACGCCGCTGCCATCCGGGAATATGGCTGCCGATGCTGGGCTGGCTGATGCTGCTCAACACCTCCGAGAGCCTGGCGTCGAAGACAACGCTGATGACCAAGTTCGTGGTGATCGCGCTGGCGCTGTACCCGGCGCGGGCGGTGGTGCGAGGGCGCCAGGCGACGCCGCTCCCCGCGCTTCGTCATCCTAGGGCGTAG
- a CDS encoding GumC family protein, translating to MQHAPEPVPASYASSTVELGDLKRILVRRRFLIFATAALLTLVTLLYGLFTPALYSSVAEIIIDPQDLQVVTNDVNPSRVPPDGGITMVESQVAVVQSTGVLLRAIQATNLTEDPEFNGQGGLLSHLLGSGSAETEKTANTLDALRRRLAVKRADKVLVIDVIVTAKSADKAAKLANAIAQAYLADQASARAQAATDASKSITARLDEQRRRVQQAENAVEAYKSANNMVMAAGNLVSDQELTEINTQLSAAQSRTAALKAQVDQLRRSGAPDATSEAMRSSVISSLRAQEATLVDQVSQLGTELGPRHPSMIAAQQQLRDTRALIARELARIAAAAETDYERALANQQALEAKVAGMKSKSLDTDQASVRLRELQRDLEALRSVYATYLQRAQETREQINVDSTNARIISDAMPALKKSWPPLPLLLIGALFGGLGLGTGMALIAEYSSPTVLSRAQMESAIEAPVLGVLPAKTARRRWWPFGRSAAPAGEKTDAVAGLALRRLFAASRRPPNWPLVPSILVTSPPQDAAQRGRVARLLANAAAARGSRVLFIDSNTGSGKKEPQPGLLDVLRGEYAFEALSQRTPGSNVAVLGGGRPKAGVSEAQGVYFTQHMLAQAGHSFDLVVVDGGALADNLNVSPLVAMVDEIVLVATLNATPMHDVTAASQAISVMGRLPTAAMLVDEAA from the coding sequence ATGCAACATGCTCCGGAGCCCGTGCCGGCGTCCTATGCGTCCTCGACCGTCGAGCTGGGTGACCTGAAGCGCATATTGGTGCGCCGCCGTTTCCTGATCTTCGCCACCGCCGCGCTGCTGACCCTCGTGACGCTGCTCTACGGGCTGTTCACGCCGGCGCTCTACAGCTCGGTGGCGGAAATCATCATCGACCCGCAAGACCTGCAGGTGGTCACCAACGACGTCAATCCGAGCCGCGTGCCGCCCGATGGCGGCATCACCATGGTGGAAAGCCAGGTCGCCGTCGTCCAGTCGACCGGCGTGCTGCTGAGGGCCATTCAGGCCACCAACCTGACCGAGGATCCGGAATTCAACGGGCAGGGCGGGTTGTTGAGTCATTTGCTGGGCTCGGGGTCGGCCGAGACCGAGAAGACGGCGAACACGCTCGATGCCCTGCGCCGGCGGCTGGCGGTGAAACGCGCCGACAAGGTGCTGGTCATCGACGTGATCGTCACCGCCAAGAGCGCGGACAAGGCGGCGAAGCTCGCCAATGCCATCGCGCAGGCCTATCTGGCGGACCAGGCCAGCGCACGCGCCCAGGCCGCCACGGACGCCTCCAAATCAATCACCGCGAGGCTCGACGAGCAGCGCAGGCGTGTCCAGCAGGCCGAGAACGCCGTCGAGGCCTATAAATCCGCCAACAACATGGTGATGGCGGCGGGCAATCTGGTCAGCGACCAGGAGCTGACCGAGATCAACACGCAGCTCTCGGCCGCGCAGAGCCGCACCGCGGCGCTGAAGGCGCAGGTCGACCAGCTGCGCCGGTCCGGCGCGCCGGACGCGACCTCGGAAGCGATGCGCTCCTCGGTGATTTCGAGCCTGCGGGCGCAGGAGGCGACGCTTGTCGACCAGGTCTCGCAACTTGGCACGGAACTCGGGCCACGCCACCCCTCGATGATCGCGGCCCAGCAGCAGCTTCGCGACACACGCGCGCTCATTGCGCGCGAACTCGCCCGCATCGCCGCCGCCGCCGAGACCGACTATGAGCGGGCGCTGGCCAACCAGCAGGCGCTGGAAGCCAAGGTCGCGGGCATGAAGAGCAAGTCGCTCGACACCGATCAGGCCTCGGTGAGGCTGCGCGAATTGCAGCGCGACCTCGAGGCGCTGCGCTCCGTCTACGCCACCTACCTTCAGCGGGCGCAGGAGACGCGCGAGCAGATCAATGTCGACAGCACCAATGCGCGCATCATCTCCGATGCCATGCCCGCCCTGAAGAAGAGCTGGCCGCCGCTGCCGCTGCTGCTCATCGGCGCGCTCTTCGGCGGGCTGGGGTTGGGCACCGGCATGGCGCTGATCGCGGAATATTCCTCGCCGACCGTGCTTTCCCGCGCGCAGATGGAATCGGCCATCGAGGCACCGGTGCTGGGCGTGCTGCCGGCGAAAACGGCGCGCCGCCGCTGGTGGCCTTTCGGCCGTTCAGCCGCGCCGGCCGGAGAGAAGACGGATGCGGTCGCGGGCTTGGCGCTGAGGCGTCTGTTCGCCGCCAGCAGGCGGCCGCCGAACTGGCCTCTGGTGCCGTCGATCCTGGTGACGTCGCCGCCGCAGGATGCCGCGCAACGAGGCCGGGTGGCGCGCCTGCTCGCCAATGCCGCCGCTGCCAGAGGCAGCCGTGTGCTGTTCATCGATAGCAATACCGGCAGCGGCAAGAAGGAGCCGCAACCCGGCCTGCTCGACGTGCTGCGCGGCGAATATGCCTTCGAGGCGCTGAGCCAGCGCACACCCGGCAGCAATGTCGCGGTTCTGGGCGGCGGCCGGCCAAAGGCTGGCGTCTCGGAGGCGCAGGGCGTCTATTTCACGCAGCATATGCTGGCGCAGGCCGGCCACAGTTTCGATCTCGTCGTCGTCGACGGCGGCGCGCTGGCCGACAATCTCAACGTCTCGCCGCTGGTCGCCATGGTCGACGAGATCGTGCTCGTCGCCACGCTGAACGCGACGCCGATGCACGACGTGACGGCGGCTTCGCAGGCCATTTCCGTCATGGGGCGGTTGCCGACCGCCGCCATGCTGGTCGACGAGGCAGCCTGA
- a CDS encoding formyl transferase, translating to MRVSLRLDSECVRAFHLMLLQRLAVLPHVEVCVDARPAGGGIPGSAAALFQLETAIHGLPADGPAKRLPLSTLASYRAEPPAPADLVLDLCGDAHVNGTRVWRMTYDGAAGEAALLASILDGRTPVARIEENGTVVAEGRLGTEYGGIALASFQDMLARTASLILAAMTGAARAALPVLPEPAQADALPQIPSTAKLGVRAGKALARRIVQKIYHLCYNAPHWKVGWRQTDGRDLFDLGAHPASGWRVLPDDGSRFYADPFPILCQGQVTLFVEDYIHRLGKAIISAVPFGPTGPIGRPEPVLDLPYHLSYPFVFERDGEVWMVPESCANRTVDLYRATAFPGGWVKEATLLSDIVASDATLVEHGGRWWLFATVRDGGGAFSDALHLWSAPDFRGPWTPHPKNPVLVDIASARPAGRMVERNGQLLRPVQDCRRSYGAALGIARIAHLDVNGMEQVVETILTPGALWNGRKLHTLNEAGGLEFIDGSAIAPRWKQTRRPSLT from the coding sequence ATGCGGGTGAGCCTGCGCCTGGACAGCGAGTGCGTGCGTGCCTTTCACCTCATGCTGCTGCAGCGCCTCGCGGTGCTGCCGCATGTCGAGGTTTGCGTCGACGCCAGGCCGGCCGGGGGCGGCATTCCAGGCAGCGCCGCGGCGCTGTTCCAACTTGAAACGGCCATCCATGGCCTGCCGGCGGACGGGCCGGCCAAGCGCCTGCCGCTGTCGACCCTGGCGTCCTATCGCGCGGAACCGCCCGCTCCGGCGGATCTCGTGCTCGACCTCTGCGGCGACGCGCATGTGAACGGAACGCGCGTCTGGCGCATGACCTATGACGGCGCCGCCGGCGAAGCGGCCTTGCTGGCGTCGATCCTCGACGGCCGCACGCCGGTCGCCCGCATCGAGGAGAACGGCACGGTCGTCGCCGAAGGACGCCTGGGCACCGAATATGGCGGCATCGCGCTGGCCTCCTTCCAGGACATGCTGGCGCGCACGGCAAGCCTGATCCTGGCGGCAATGACGGGCGCGGCGCGGGCCGCCCTGCCCGTCCTGCCCGAGCCGGCGCAGGCGGATGCTCTTCCACAGATTCCCTCCACCGCCAAGCTCGGTGTCAGGGCGGGCAAGGCGCTGGCGCGGCGCATTGTCCAAAAAATCTACCACCTCTGCTACAACGCCCCGCACTGGAAGGTGGGCTGGCGCCAGACCGATGGCCGCGACCTGTTCGACCTGGGCGCGCATCCGGCATCGGGCTGGCGGGTGCTGCCCGACGACGGCAGCCGCTTCTACGCCGATCCGTTCCCGATCCTCTGCCAGGGACAGGTAACCCTGTTCGTCGAGGACTATATCCATCGGCTGGGCAAGGCCATCATCTCCGCCGTGCCATTCGGTCCGACAGGCCCGATCGGACGTCCCGAACCGGTGCTCGACCTGCCCTACCATCTCTCCTATCCCTTCGTCTTCGAGCGCGATGGCGAGGTCTGGATGGTGCCGGAAAGCTGCGCCAACCGCACGGTCGATCTCTACCGGGCGACAGCCTTCCCCGGCGGTTGGGTCAAGGAAGCGACGCTCTTGTCCGACATCGTCGCCAGCGATGCCACCCTGGTCGAGCATGGCGGGCGCTGGTGGCTGTTCGCCACCGTGCGCGATGGTGGCGGCGCCTTCTCCGACGCGCTGCACCTGTGGTCGGCGCCGGACTTTCGCGGCCCCTGGACGCCGCACCCCAAGAATCCCGTGCTGGTCGACATCGCCTCGGCGCGTCCGGCTGGCCGCATGGTGGAACGCAACGGCCAGTTGCTGCGCCCCGTGCAGGACTGTCGCAGGAGCTATGGCGCGGCCCTCGGCATCGCACGCATTGCTCACCTTGATGTGAACGGCATGGAGCAGGTGGTCGAGACGATCTTAACCCCTGGTGCGCTATGGAATGGGCGCAAGCTGCACACGCTCAACGAGGCGGGTGGGCTGGAATTCATCGATGGCTCGGCGATCGCGCCGCGCTGGAAACAGACGAGGCGACCGTCATTAACCTGA
- a CDS encoding FAD-dependent oxidoreductase, with protein sequence MTSIKGSGVNPAETVPTEVDVAIVGAGLAGTTLATVLGNVGRKVALVDPHRTHPDEFRAEKLGTDQTHLFEKLGLDAIVLPLMTPMDDIHVFRLGQLFARERRVEYGFSYGALINGLRAALPPQVPVTVGKVAEIMTGPDKQRLVLNTGAIIEARLVVVATGHSEAVRRAVGVRRIEESKGHSLSIGFDLATPPDECAYQAVTCFARRPEDRIAYLSVFPINGVMRGNMFGYREAGEPWTKAFRKDPQKMLCEMMPEIAAQCGNFKISGPVDIRPIDLTRTEGHRRDGVVFVGDAFCTTDPTPGVGIVRVMTDVDQLHSVHIPRWLETPGMAADKICAFYDDPVKIAADEDGMRVSHYARAITTGTGLEWRFRRLRNNTARQLMIIGRKMGHLGLRREPGMA encoded by the coding sequence ATGACCAGCATAAAGGGCAGCGGCGTGAACCCCGCCGAGACTGTCCCGACCGAAGTCGACGTGGCGATTGTCGGTGCCGGATTGGCCGGCACGACCTTGGCAACGGTCTTGGGAAACGTCGGCCGCAAGGTGGCGCTGGTCGATCCGCATCGGACCCATCCAGACGAGTTCCGGGCGGAGAAGCTCGGCACGGACCAGACGCATCTATTCGAGAAACTCGGCCTCGACGCCATCGTGCTGCCTCTGATGACGCCGATGGACGACATCCATGTCTTTCGCCTTGGCCAGCTGTTCGCACGCGAGCGGCGCGTGGAATATGGTTTTTCTTATGGCGCGCTGATCAACGGCCTGCGCGCCGCCTTGCCGCCCCAGGTACCGGTCACCGTGGGCAAGGTCGCCGAGATCATGACCGGACCGGACAAGCAGCGGCTTGTCCTCAACACGGGCGCCATCATCGAGGCGCGGCTCGTGGTGGTGGCCACCGGCCACAGCGAGGCCGTGCGGCGCGCCGTCGGCGTCCGCCGCATCGAAGAATCAAAGGGCCATTCGCTTTCGATCGGATTCGACCTTGCCACCCCGCCGGACGAATGCGCCTATCAGGCAGTCACCTGTTTCGCCAGGCGACCGGAGGACCGCATCGCTTATCTCAGCGTGTTTCCCATCAATGGCGTCATGCGTGGGAACATGTTTGGGTACCGGGAGGCGGGCGAGCCGTGGACCAAGGCGTTCCGCAAGGATCCGCAGAAAATGCTTTGCGAAATGATGCCGGAGATCGCGGCTCAGTGCGGAAACTTCAAGATCAGCGGGCCTGTCGACATCAGGCCGATCGATCTGACGAGGACGGAAGGGCATCGGCGTGACGGGGTTGTGTTTGTTGGCGACGCCTTCTGCACGACCGATCCAACGCCGGGCGTTGGCATCGTGCGGGTAATGACCGATGTCGATCAGCTCCACTCTGTTCACATTCCGCGCTGGCTCGAAACGCCAGGCATGGCTGCTGACAAGATCTGCGCCTTCTATGATGATCCAGTCAAAATAGCCGCCGATGAGGACGGTATGCGTGTCAGCCACTATGCCAGGGCGATCACCACGGGCACCGGACTGGAATGGCGTTTCCGCCGACTGCGCAACAACACGGCGCGCCAGTTGATGATCATCGGACGCAAGATGGGTCATTTGGGACTGCGCCGGGAGCCGGGCATGGCGTAA
- a CDS encoding hydroxyacid dehydrogenase, which translates to MPNDALPLVISAPEPRTLELIFTPPQLARLKAHYRVVETTADGVAGLPVDVLAQARYIIGQPPISLETLEDMQALRCVFNVETNLINNMPYETLFARGIHVVTTGLVFAEPVAELGLAMALNLARDIVDADLAFRQGKELWGGDGNQTARLLSGADVGIIGFGDLGRALNRLLSGFRTRTKVFDPWLPPSILIDNGVEPASLEDVLSSSDFVFVVASVTSENQGFLGADAFASMRQGAAFILLSRAGVVDFPALMAAVKSGHIVAASDVFPEEPLARDHPVRALPGFLRSAHRAGALDIAFKRMGDMVLEDMDLIDRGLPPLRCKRAERETVSRMRSKPSDRN; encoded by the coding sequence ATGCCAAACGATGCCTTACCGCTGGTGATCAGCGCGCCCGAACCACGCACGCTCGAGCTGATTTTCACGCCGCCGCAGCTGGCGCGGCTCAAGGCGCACTACCGCGTCGTCGAGACCACGGCCGACGGCGTCGCCGGACTGCCGGTCGACGTGCTGGCGCAGGCCCGTTACATCATCGGCCAGCCGCCGATCTCGCTGGAGACGCTGGAGGACATGCAGGCGCTGCGCTGCGTCTTCAATGTCGAGACCAATCTCATCAACAACATGCCCTACGAGACGCTGTTCGCGCGCGGCATCCATGTCGTCACGACAGGCCTGGTCTTCGCCGAGCCGGTGGCCGAGCTTGGCCTGGCCATGGCGCTCAACCTCGCCCGCGACATCGTCGACGCCGATCTCGCCTTCCGCCAGGGCAAGGAATTATGGGGCGGCGACGGCAACCAGACGGCGCGGCTGCTCTCGGGCGCCGATGTCGGCATTATCGGCTTCGGCGATCTCGGCCGCGCCCTGAACCGGCTGCTGTCGGGTTTCCGCACCCGCACAAAGGTCTTCGACCCCTGGCTGCCGCCATCGATCCTGATCGACAATGGTGTCGAGCCGGCATCGCTGGAGGACGTTCTGTCATCGAGCGATTTCGTCTTCGTCGTCGCCTCGGTGACCTCCGAGAACCAGGGCTTTCTCGGCGCCGATGCCTTTGCCAGCATGCGCCAGGGCGCCGCCTTCATCCTGCTCAGCCGCGCCGGCGTCGTCGACTTCCCGGCCCTGATGGCGGCGGTGAAGAGCGGCCACATCGTTGCTGCCAGCGATGTCTTCCCGGAAGAGCCATTGGCCCGGGATCACCCGGTGCGCGCTTTGCCCGGCTTCCTGCGTTCCGCCCACCGCGCCGGCGCGCTCGACATCGCCTTCAAGCGGATGGGCGACATGGTGCTGGAGGATATGGACCTGATCGACCGCGGCCTGCCGCCGTTGCGCTGCAAGCGGGCGGAGCGTGAGACGGTGTCGAGGATGCGCTCCAAGCCGTCGGACAGGAATTGA